One Natrinema salaciae genomic region harbors:
- a CDS encoding proton-conducting transporter transmembrane domain-containing protein, with amino-acid sequence MSGEQTPSDDDVAQLSEPTPPTSSVARASTWAVWALFLCSVGVLALAARTGAGWEVADYLRIDGLTAVMWVVATFFSGIVHSYSRRYMAGDRDVDRFYYRVLGFTLVVMALTAANHVALFAAAWLAMGLLMAALIGHVRDWEQAQAAASLARRSFLASSALLVASLAVLVWATGSATITGIFDGLEGVSRTVVLVAAGGLVLAAIIQSALFPFHKWVLSSMTAPTPASALMHAGFVNAGGVLLTRFAPVVADELAVMSAVVVLGAVSALIGQAMILVQPNVKRELGCSTMAQMGFMILQCGLGFFAAAIAHLVLHGFYKAYLFLSSGAAVEQTTPETAGRTHLGFSGLIVSLVTAVGGGALFGVLTGKATSLALTGGTVLTLVVVLTTLTAARDILRRSTLPTAVRFVSVPLVVLTAIGGYAVAFNTVSRMLSGVPMTHVPTEMTVVHSLVVALFAGAYLAVEFGWHRSSERLYVSLLNLSQPDPTTVLTDTEEYNDV; translated from the coding sequence ATGAGCGGTGAACAAACGCCATCCGACGACGACGTCGCACAACTCTCCGAACCGACGCCCCCCACCTCGTCCGTCGCTCGAGCGTCGACCTGGGCCGTCTGGGCGCTGTTTCTCTGCAGCGTAGGCGTTCTCGCACTCGCGGCCCGGACCGGCGCTGGGTGGGAGGTCGCGGACTATCTCCGGATCGACGGCCTGACGGCGGTGATGTGGGTCGTAGCCACGTTCTTCAGCGGGATCGTTCACAGTTACTCCCGCCGCTACATGGCGGGCGACCGCGACGTCGACCGCTTCTATTACCGGGTCCTCGGGTTCACCCTCGTCGTCATGGCGCTGACCGCGGCGAACCACGTCGCGCTGTTCGCGGCCGCGTGGCTGGCGATGGGCCTGCTCATGGCCGCGCTCATCGGCCACGTCCGTGACTGGGAGCAGGCACAGGCCGCCGCTTCCCTCGCCCGCCGCTCCTTCCTCGCCAGCAGCGCGCTGCTGGTCGCCTCGCTGGCCGTCCTGGTCTGGGCGACGGGTTCGGCGACCATTACCGGCATCTTCGATGGCCTCGAGGGCGTCTCGCGGACGGTCGTCCTCGTCGCCGCCGGCGGACTCGTCCTCGCGGCGATCATCCAGTCGGCACTGTTTCCGTTCCACAAGTGGGTACTGTCGTCGATGACGGCACCGACGCCGGCGTCGGCGCTCATGCACGCCGGCTTCGTCAACGCGGGTGGGGTCCTGCTGACGAGATTCGCCCCGGTCGTCGCCGACGAACTCGCCGTCATGTCGGCCGTCGTCGTCCTCGGGGCGGTCAGCGCCCTAATCGGACAGGCGATGATCCTCGTCCAGCCGAACGTCAAGCGCGAACTCGGCTGCTCGACGATGGCCCAGATGGGCTTTATGATACTGCAGTGCGGGCTCGGTTTCTTCGCCGCCGCGATCGCGCATCTCGTCCTGCACGGCTTCTACAAGGCGTATCTCTTCCTGTCGTCGGGAGCCGCCGTCGAGCAGACGACTCCCGAGACCGCCGGACGCACCCATCTCGGCTTCTCGGGGCTCATCGTCAGTCTGGTGACGGCCGTCGGCGGCGGGGCACTGTTCGGCGTCCTCACCGGGAAGGCGACGAGTCTCGCGTTGACCGGCGGGACCGTCCTGACGCTCGTGGTCGTGCTGACGACGCTGACCGCCGCCCGCGATATCCTCCGGCGGTCGACCTTGCCAACGGCAGTCAGGTTCGTCAGCGTCCCGCTGGTGGTGCTGACCGCCATCGGCGGCTACGCCGTCGCGTTCAACACCGTCTCGAGGATGCTCTCGGGCGTGCCGATGACTCACGTTCCGACCGAGATGACGGTCGTCCACTCCCTCGTCGTCGCCCTGTTCGCCGGCGCCTATCTCGCCGTGGAATTCGGCTGGCACCGCTCGAGCGAGCGCCTCTACGTCTCACTGCTGAACCTCTCCCAACCCGATCCGACGACGGTTCTCACCGATACGGAGGAGTACAACGATGTCTGA
- a CDS encoding DUF2309 domain-containing protein encodes MSESIDDQRRIEESIDRAADRIGAAWPLHSFVTANPLSGFEDEPFHRAVAEGRRLFGGRGYPRPSVFRRAWEDGRIDPDVLAAKLEAHGIDREPEPLLEEMAETEAERGETERDDATEDVDRVLSKWLAAFLDEGEAKWPMPNREEGFYAAWRAVAPYDGDVPGCDDTADLPETATVALEAVLSDYPEGRWVDVLEHHLAALPGWSGLVKQRADDDTDPWQAAYPITLEGYLAVRLTLADLLDAPIDPDDASEDGTPDAGDDDDVPLPQIWLTAWEKSYRDRLLEGIDGSVTDPSDASDDDRSAAQLVFCIDTRSEVIRRHIEAQGPYETHGYAGFFGVPIRYRGYDSHAEADACPPIVDPEHRIVDRPETGAVDGATDGDGSDPVTAHDRWNGLVTAARKHFKTLKTNVVAAFTFVEGAGSAYGSAMAARTLSPSTIAKLGTAVDERVPSPHEFSSPAIDYDAYDDHTHGDHDLQQGMSLEEKVEYAATAFELMGWTEFARLVVFTGHASETTNNPFDSSLDCGACAGNPGGPNARVLAAICNDEDVVAALRDRGFDIPTDTVFLAGEHNTTTDEITIFDGDVPESHREDLARLHEDLEAARIGAAAERTASASDDDATGANLENAVDEVERKAADWAETRPEWGLAGNASFVIGPRELTDDRTLDGRAFLHSYDWTTDPDGDALEAILTGPLVVTQWINNQYYFATVDNGVYGSGSKVTQNPVGNVGVVQGNGGDLMTGLPLQSLKLDDDRPYHQPLRLTAVIHAPVDRVTEILREHEDVRTLLDNGWIGDLTVVDPEQDNDPFHYAGDLEWEADAELEVEATAETEPTTPTARTADDD; translated from the coding sequence ATGTCTGAGTCAATCGACGATCAGCGCCGCATCGAGGAGAGTATCGACCGCGCGGCCGACCGCATCGGTGCGGCCTGGCCGCTGCACTCGTTCGTCACGGCCAACCCCCTCTCGGGGTTCGAGGACGAGCCGTTCCACCGGGCCGTCGCGGAGGGCCGGCGGCTGTTCGGCGGCCGGGGCTACCCGCGTCCGTCGGTCTTCCGTCGGGCCTGGGAGGACGGCCGGATCGATCCCGACGTCCTGGCCGCCAAACTCGAGGCCCACGGGATCGACCGGGAGCCCGAGCCACTCCTCGAAGAGATGGCCGAAACCGAAGCCGAACGCGGGGAGACCGAGCGCGACGACGCAACTGAAGACGTCGACCGGGTGCTCTCGAAGTGGCTCGCTGCCTTCCTCGACGAGGGCGAGGCGAAGTGGCCGATGCCCAACCGCGAGGAGGGCTTTTACGCTGCGTGGCGCGCGGTCGCACCCTACGACGGCGACGTGCCCGGCTGTGACGACACTGCGGACCTCCCCGAGACGGCGACCGTGGCGCTCGAGGCGGTACTGAGCGACTATCCCGAGGGGCGGTGGGTCGACGTCCTCGAGCACCACCTCGCCGCGCTTCCGGGCTGGAGCGGGTTGGTCAAGCAGCGGGCCGACGACGACACCGATCCGTGGCAGGCAGCGTATCCGATCACGCTCGAGGGGTATCTAGCGGTGCGCCTGACGCTGGCCGACCTGCTCGACGCCCCGATCGATCCCGACGATGCGAGCGAGGACGGCACCCCTGACGCCGGCGATGACGACGATGTTCCACTCCCTCAGATCTGGCTGACCGCCTGGGAGAAGAGCTACCGCGACCGCCTGCTCGAGGGGATCGACGGCTCCGTTACGGACCCATCGGACGCGAGTGACGACGACCGGTCGGCCGCTCAGCTCGTGTTCTGTATCGACACCCGCTCGGAGGTCATCCGCCGCCACATCGAGGCCCAGGGGCCCTACGAGACCCACGGCTACGCGGGCTTCTTCGGCGTGCCGATTCGCTACCGAGGGTACGACTCCCACGCCGAGGCCGATGCCTGCCCGCCGATCGTCGATCCGGAGCACCGCATCGTCGACCGGCCCGAAACGGGCGCTGTCGACGGCGCGACCGACGGAGACGGATCGGACCCGGTGACCGCCCACGACCGCTGGAACGGACTGGTGACCGCGGCCCGAAAACACTTCAAGACGCTCAAGACCAACGTCGTCGCTGCCTTCACCTTCGTCGAGGGCGCCGGCAGCGCCTACGGATCGGCGATGGCCGCTCGGACCCTGTCGCCCTCGACGATCGCCAAGCTCGGCACCGCCGTCGACGAACGCGTACCGAGCCCACACGAGTTCAGTTCCCCTGCGATCGATTACGACGCGTACGACGATCACACACACGGCGACCACGACCTCCAGCAGGGAATGAGCCTCGAGGAGAAAGTCGAGTACGCCGCGACTGCCTTCGAACTCATGGGGTGGACGGAGTTTGCCCGTCTGGTGGTCTTTACGGGTCACGCGAGCGAGACGACGAACAACCCCTTCGACTCGAGCCTCGACTGTGGTGCCTGCGCCGGAAACCCTGGCGGACCGAACGCCCGCGTGCTCGCGGCGATCTGTAACGACGAGGACGTCGTGGCTGCCCTCCGCGATCGCGGATTCGATATCCCCACGGACACCGTCTTCCTCGCGGGCGAGCACAACACGACGACCGACGAGATCACCATCTTCGACGGCGACGTACCCGAAAGCCACCGCGAGGATCTAGCGCGGTTGCACGAGGACCTCGAGGCGGCCCGTATCGGTGCCGCGGCCGAGCGCACCGCGTCGGCGAGCGACGACGACGCGACGGGCGCGAACCTCGAGAACGCGGTCGACGAGGTCGAACGCAAAGCAGCCGACTGGGCCGAGACTCGCCCCGAGTGGGGGCTGGCCGGCAACGCCTCCTTCGTCATCGGGCCGCGCGAGTTGACCGACGACCGGACCCTCGACGGCCGCGCGTTCCTCCACTCCTACGACTGGACGACCGATCCGGACGGCGACGCCCTCGAGGCGATCCTCACGGGCCCGCTGGTCGTCACTCAGTGGATCAACAACCAGTACTACTTCGCGACCGTCGACAACGGCGTCTACGGGAGCGGGTCGAAGGTCACCCAGAACCCGGTCGGGAACGTCGGCGTCGTTCAGGGCAACGGCGGCGACCTGATGACCGGCCTGCCGCTCCAGTCGCTGAAGCTCGACGACGACCGGCCGTACCACCAGCCGCTGCGGCTGACGGCCGTGATCCACGCGCCGGTCGACCGCGTGACCGAAATCCTCCGCGAGCACGAGGACGTTCGGACGCTCCTCGACAACGGCTGGATCGGCGACCTGACTGTCGTCGACCCCGAACAGGACAACGACCCGTTCCACTACGCGGGCGACCTCGAGTGGGAGGCCGACGCCGAACTCGAGGTCGAAGCGACGGCGGAGACCGAACCGACGACGCCGACCGCACGGACGGCGGACGACGACTGA
- a CDS encoding carbonic anhydrase — translation MATDRGILEELLAGNQRHVEALPEDYFADVQTSQHPNVVAVCCSDSRVSHEGMWGIDRPGAVFTPSNIGNQVWDEDDGERVIDGGILYPIHHTGTGVVAVVGHTGCGAVTAAYRVAIGEEPPGPQGVDKWIDMLVPVVEDALESGRIDTDVDDDRVVNQLVEYNVGYQVRSLCEADDVPEDAEIYGFVYDFQGVYGDEPGRTYLVSVDGETDPDALADVVPEGYEATTRSLLAR, via the coding sequence ATGGCGACCGATCGCGGTATCCTCGAGGAGTTACTCGCGGGCAACCAGCGCCACGTCGAGGCGCTGCCCGAGGACTACTTCGCTGACGTCCAGACGAGCCAGCACCCGAACGTCGTCGCGGTCTGCTGTTCGGACTCGCGGGTCTCCCACGAGGGGATGTGGGGCATCGATCGACCCGGTGCCGTCTTCACGCCGAGCAACATCGGGAATCAGGTCTGGGACGAGGACGACGGCGAGCGGGTCATCGACGGCGGGATCCTCTATCCGATCCACCACACCGGCACCGGCGTCGTCGCCGTCGTGGGCCACACCGGCTGCGGCGCCGTCACCGCCGCCTACCGGGTCGCGATCGGCGAGGAGCCGCCCGGCCCGCAAGGCGTCGATAAGTGGATCGATATGCTCGTCCCCGTCGTCGAGGACGCCCTTGAGAGCGGTCGGATCGACACCGACGTGGACGACGACCGGGTCGTCAACCAGCTCGTCGAGTACAACGTCGGCTATCAGGTGCGCTCGCTGTGCGAGGCCGACGACGTCCCGGAAGACGCCGAGATCTACGGCTTCGTCTACGACTTCCAGGGCGTCTACGGCGACGAGCCCGGACGCACGTACCTCGTCTCCGTCGACGGGGAGACGGATCCCGACGCGCTCGCCGACGTCGTCCCCGAGGGGTACGAGGCGACGACTCGCAGTCTGCTCGCTCGGTAG
- a CDS encoding NADP-dependent oxidoreductase, with amino-acid sequence MAETRQWQLASRPVGEPTAENFELVTVDRPEPDDGEVLVKTLYQSVDPYMRGRMRDAESYAEPWDVGDPMRAGVVGEVLESEADGFEEGDVVTGDLLWAEHAVGDADELRKVNPELGPVSTALGVLGMPGVTAYWGLLDVGDPKPGDTVFVSAAAGAVGSVVGQLARLNGARVVGTAGSDEKIEWLTEELGFDAAINYKETDDLSGAVAEACPNGIDVYFDNVGGPITDAVWPRLNEFSRVAICGQIALYNETEVPTGPRKLATLIEKRAKVEGLLVSDYQDRWGEALKRLARFIQEDEIRYRENVVEGFENAPDAFLGLFEGENIGKQLVKVAEFDG; translated from the coding sequence ATGGCAGAAACCAGACAGTGGCAGCTCGCCAGTCGGCCGGTCGGTGAACCGACCGCGGAGAACTTCGAACTCGTCACCGTCGATCGCCCCGAGCCTGACGACGGCGAGGTCCTCGTGAAGACCCTGTACCAGTCCGTCGATCCCTATATGCGCGGGCGCATGCGCGATGCGGAATCGTACGCGGAGCCGTGGGACGTCGGCGACCCGATGCGAGCCGGCGTCGTCGGCGAGGTCCTCGAGTCCGAGGCGGACGGGTTCGAGGAAGGCGACGTCGTCACCGGCGACCTCCTGTGGGCGGAACACGCGGTCGGCGACGCGGACGAACTCCGGAAGGTAAATCCGGAGCTCGGCCCGGTCTCGACGGCGCTGGGCGTGCTCGGAATGCCCGGCGTGACGGCCTACTGGGGGCTGCTCGACGTCGGCGACCCCAAGCCCGGCGACACCGTCTTCGTCTCGGCCGCCGCGGGGGCGGTCGGTTCGGTCGTCGGCCAGCTCGCCCGGCTCAACGGCGCGCGCGTCGTCGGTACCGCCGGTAGCGACGAGAAGATCGAGTGGCTCACGGAGGAGCTGGGCTTCGACGCCGCGATCAACTACAAGGAGACCGACGACCTCTCCGGAGCGGTAGCCGAGGCCTGCCCGAACGGGATCGACGTCTACTTCGACAACGTCGGCGGCCCCATCACCGACGCCGTCTGGCCCCGGCTGAACGAGTTCTCACGGGTCGCGATCTGCGGCCAGATCGCGCTGTACAACGAGACGGAGGTCCCGACCGGCCCCCGAAAGCTCGCGACGCTCATCGAGAAACGCGCGAAAGTCGAAGGCCTGCTCGTCAGCGACTACCAGGATCGCTGGGGCGAGGCGCTCAAGCGACTCGCTCGGTTCATTCAGGAAGACGAGATCCGCTACCGCGAGAACGTCGTCGAGGGCTTCGAGAACGCACCCGACGCGTTCCTCGGGCTGTTCGAGGGTGAGAACATCGGGAAACAGTTGGTGAAGGTCGCCGAGTTCGACGGCTAG
- a CDS encoding helix-turn-helix domain-containing protein, which produces MKHIRGRVTIDPDAAPTFYNLLANSSRIREARLLSGNPTRDGVETLLFAIEGDPERFREDATETAGIESVELSSSEDGWTYAFVETRPLETPMYETIHRARMQSRLVARKPIVYRDGAIHFRVVGEPESLQAAFDRAGDVIELQIDEIETVRGDPDRPAGTLSERQREAVVAALELGYYDQPRAATHADVATELECAPATASEHLRKAEAKLVRAAMDGLGSHV; this is translated from the coding sequence ATGAAACACATTCGCGGTCGAGTCACCATCGACCCGGACGCCGCGCCGACGTTTTACAACCTGCTGGCGAATTCGTCGCGGATTCGGGAAGCACGCCTTCTCAGCGGGAATCCCACGCGCGACGGCGTGGAAACGTTGCTCTTCGCGATCGAGGGCGATCCCGAGCGGTTTCGGGAAGACGCGACCGAGACGGCCGGTATCGAATCGGTAGAACTGTCCTCGAGCGAAGACGGGTGGACGTACGCGTTCGTCGAAACGCGGCCCCTCGAGACGCCGATGTACGAGACGATCCACCGGGCCCGGATGCAGTCCCGACTCGTCGCCCGCAAACCGATCGTCTACCGCGACGGAGCCATCCACTTTCGGGTCGTCGGCGAGCCGGAATCGCTGCAGGCGGCGTTCGATCGAGCGGGGGACGTCATCGAACTGCAGATCGACGAGATCGAAACCGTTCGCGGTGATCCGGATCGGCCGGCGGGAACGTTGAGCGAGCGACAACGGGAGGCGGTCGTGGCCGCCCTCGAGTTGGGCTACTACGATCAGCCCCGCGCCGCGACCCATGCCGATGTCGCTACTGAACTCGAGTGTGCACCGGCGACGGCGAGCGAACACCTGCGAAAAGCGGAAGCGAAACTCGTTCGCGCGGCGATGGACGGGCTCGGATCACACGTCTGA
- a CDS encoding efflux RND transporter permease subunit encodes MAWVDRVSSVVTERSRLVIVLFLVLTLGIGAGAATIEESNRLAIDADSETAAADDSIAANFAERDINATTSVIAVRNTDGNALSRASLLRELEFQRELVANESVNETLVADQSGGVANVVATTAIAGTDGASGESGSEANREDGRGTTTPSLEAQIDALESMSDEEVAALVAGITDPDGDHPERQRVYSLLPREYEPGSATADARLIVLTQETEKPIRTDVSVSETVAEGQIDAHDIAQSQTGPETYLMVGSGLVGEQENAAIEDSLAIVGPLAVLFVIAALSITYRDPLDVVLGLVGVALVLVWTFGTIGWAGIAFNQLMVAIPILLVGLSVDYSFHAIMRYREEYGGDGDIRDAMDRSLRGVGPALALVTITTAIGFLANLTSPATDLQQFGIVAAIGIVATLLIFGLFVPACKVELDRALAARGFDRSARAVGTGGRVGALLGGGSKLARRAPVAVVVIALLVTAGGVAGAAQLETSADDDLYIADDPPAWTAELPDAIEPGEYSLHDDREYIYETFRTPDQRVEILIEGDVTEPSTLERLDAAESEAADAAVTIDRPMGEPAVDSPLSAMERTAADDEAFNETFDDADTDGDGVPDRNLESVYDAFFAANPSLAGQYVHRTDEGYAALRLGMGVDGTADVSTIDDQVGDVAAVVETDDRRATPTGQSLVAAAATDQLITTVFESIAATFVGILGLLTVVFRATRGRASLGIVTLVPVTVAVSWLFGTLSLLEIPISMTTAIVGSIALGLGVDYAIHVTERFADELEGGADAASALHRTVVGTGGALLSSAVTTAAGFGVLGFALLPALRQFGVSLALGIVYAFVASVVVLPSLLACWVRYGPGTATKATGTATPSDD; translated from the coding sequence ATGGCGTGGGTCGACCGCGTCAGTTCGGTCGTCACCGAACGCAGTCGGCTCGTTATCGTCCTCTTCCTCGTGCTCACGCTGGGTATCGGTGCCGGTGCGGCCACCATCGAGGAGTCCAATCGGCTCGCGATCGACGCCGACTCCGAGACGGCAGCGGCCGATGACTCCATCGCCGCGAACTTCGCAGAACGCGACATCAACGCGACGACGTCGGTGATCGCCGTCCGAAACACCGACGGGAACGCTCTCTCCCGGGCGTCGCTGCTCCGGGAACTCGAGTTCCAGCGGGAACTCGTGGCCAACGAATCGGTCAACGAGACCCTCGTGGCCGACCAGTCGGGCGGTGTCGCGAACGTCGTCGCCACGACGGCGATCGCCGGTACGGACGGTGCGAGCGGTGAGTCGGGGAGTGAGGCGAACCGCGAGGACGGACGAGGGACGACAACGCCCTCGCTCGAGGCGCAGATCGACGCCCTCGAGTCGATGAGCGACGAGGAGGTCGCCGCGCTCGTCGCCGGGATCACCGATCCGGACGGCGATCACCCGGAACGACAGCGCGTCTACTCGCTGTTGCCCCGGGAGTACGAACCCGGTTCGGCGACGGCGGATGCGCGGCTGATCGTCCTCACGCAGGAGACCGAGAAACCGATTCGAACCGACGTGTCGGTTTCCGAGACGGTCGCCGAGGGGCAGATCGACGCCCACGATATCGCACAGTCACAGACCGGTCCGGAAACGTACCTGATGGTCGGAAGCGGGCTCGTGGGTGAACAGGAAAACGCCGCGATCGAGGACAGCCTCGCGATCGTCGGTCCACTCGCGGTTCTGTTCGTCATCGCCGCCCTCTCGATCACCTACCGCGACCCGCTGGACGTCGTGCTCGGACTGGTGGGCGTCGCCCTCGTTCTCGTCTGGACGTTCGGCACGATCGGGTGGGCCGGAATCGCGTTCAATCAGCTGATGGTCGCGATCCCGATACTGCTCGTCGGGTTGTCGGTCGACTACTCGTTTCACGCCATCATGCGGTACCGGGAAGAATACGGAGGGGACGGTGATATCCGCGACGCGATGGACCGCTCGTTGCGCGGCGTCGGTCCGGCGCTCGCGCTCGTCACGATCACGACGGCGATCGGGTTCCTCGCGAACCTCACGAGTCCGGCGACCGATCTCCAGCAGTTCGGGATCGTCGCCGCGATCGGCATCGTGGCGACGCTGCTGATCTTCGGGCTCTTCGTTCCCGCCTGTAAAGTGGAACTCGACCGCGCTCTGGCGGCTCGCGGCTTCGACCGCTCCGCTCGCGCCGTCGGAACCGGCGGTCGCGTCGGCGCGCTTCTCGGCGGTGGCTCGAAGCTGGCTCGGCGGGCACCGGTTGCAGTCGTCGTGATCGCACTGCTCGTCACCGCCGGCGGCGTCGCCGGGGCGGCGCAACTCGAGACGTCCGCCGACGACGATCTGTACATCGCGGACGACCCACCGGCGTGGACCGCGGAGCTTCCGGACGCGATAGAGCCGGGAGAGTACTCACTGCACGACGACCGCGAGTACATCTACGAGACGTTTCGCACACCGGATCAGCGGGTCGAAATCCTGATCGAGGGCGACGTCACGGAGCCGTCGACGCTCGAGCGACTCGACGCTGCCGAGTCCGAGGCCGCCGACGCCGCCGTCACCATCGACCGTCCGATGGGTGAGCCGGCGGTCGACTCGCCGCTCTCGGCGATGGAACGCACCGCGGCGGACGACGAGGCGTTCAACGAGACGTTCGACGATGCGGACACCGACGGCGACGGCGTCCCCGATCGGAACCTCGAGAGCGTCTACGACGCGTTCTTCGCGGCGAACCCGTCGCTCGCTGGACAGTACGTCCACCGGACGGACGAGGGATACGCGGCGCTCAGGCTCGGCATGGGCGTCGACGGCACCGCCGACGTCTCGACGATCGACGATCAGGTCGGCGACGTCGCAGCGGTGGTCGAGACCGACGACCGGCGAGCGACCCCGACGGGTCAGTCGCTGGTCGCGGCTGCGGCGACCGATCAGCTCATCACTACCGTCTTCGAGAGCATCGCGGCGACGTTCGTCGGGATCCTCGGCCTGCTCACCGTCGTCTTCCGCGCTACGAGAGGGCGCGCATCGCTGGGGATCGTCACGCTCGTACCCGTGACCGTCGCCGTGAGCTGGCTGTTCGGAACGCTGTCCCTGCTCGAGATCCCGATCAGCATGACCACCGCGATCGTCGGCAGCATCGCGCTCGGACTGGGTGTCGACTACGCGATCCACGTCACCGAACGGTTCGCCGACGAACTCGAGGGGGGCGCCGACGCGGCGTCGGCGCTCCACCGGACGGTCGTCGGGACCGGCGGTGCGCTCCTGAGCAGCGCCGTCACGACGGCAGCCGGCTTCGGCGTCCTCGGATTCGCGTTGCTTCCGGCGCTTCGACAGTTTGGCGTGAGTCTCGCACTGGGGATCGTCTACGCTTTCGTCGCGAGCGTCGTCGTCCTGCCGAGCCTGCTGGCCTGCTGGGTGCGATACGGCCCCGGAACGGCCACGAAGGCGACGGGAACCGCGACCCCCAGCGACGACTGA
- a CDS encoding ABC transporter permease — translation MLSVGFRALFRREILRFVRRPKNTFMPPAITNVLYFAVFGVILGGRIDEIAGYPYILFIVPGLIVLGAISNAFENASFSIFHGRWNEYIHETLTSPLSYVEMVVAYVGASAVRGLVVGVIIAAVGRVFVPIGIEHGLYLVATMVVITSLFAGFGIIGGLIARDFDDLTVMNQFILRPLVFFGAVFYSLQTFGHAWQVTLSLVNPMVYMVDSVRYGLLGHSDLVAIGILPAPYTDFAPLVSLGVLAAGTVLVLAIDVYLFKIGYGLTD, via the coding sequence ATGCTGTCGGTCGGCTTCCGCGCGCTCTTCCGCCGTGAGATACTTCGGTTCGTCCGCCGGCCGAAGAACACGTTCATGCCGCCGGCGATCACGAACGTCCTCTACTTCGCCGTCTTCGGGGTGATCCTCGGCGGCCGGATCGACGAGATCGCGGGCTATCCCTATATCCTCTTCATCGTGCCCGGCCTCATCGTGCTCGGTGCGATCTCCAACGCCTTCGAGAACGCCTCGTTCTCGATCTTCCACGGCAGATGGAACGAGTACATCCACGAGACGCTGACCTCGCCGCTATCCTACGTCGAGATGGTCGTCGCCTACGTCGGTGCCAGCGCGGTGCGGGGCCTCGTCGTCGGCGTCATCATCGCCGCCGTCGGCCGGGTGTTCGTTCCGATCGGTATCGAGCACGGCCTCTACCTCGTGGCCACGATGGTCGTCATCACGTCGCTGTTCGCCGGCTTCGGCATCATCGGCGGGCTCATCGCCAGGGATTTCGACGATCTGACCGTGATGAACCAGTTCATCCTCCGGCCGCTGGTGTTCTTCGGCGCGGTCTTCTACTCGCTCCAGACGTTCGGCCACGCCTGGCAGGTGACCCTCTCGCTGGTGAACCCGATGGTCTACATGGTCGACAGCGTCCGGTACGGACTACTCGGGCACTCGGATCTGGTCGCGATCGGGATCTTGCCCGCACCCTACACCGACTTCGCGCCGCTGGTCTCGCTCGGCGTGCTCGCGGCGGGGACCGTCCTCGTCCTGGCGATCGACGTCTACCTGTTCAAAATCGGATACGGGCTGACGGACTGA
- a CDS encoding ABC transporter ATP-binding protein — MPPAIETVDLVKEYGELRALQELSLTVEEGEFFGLLGPNGAGKTTFINTLVGLVRKSGGEARVFGYDVEDDYRQARDAIGLAPQEFNVDRFFSIREVLKHKAGYHGVPESEAADRADEVLKRVGIYDKRDERFDWLSGGMKRRLLLARALVTEPDLLILDEPTAGVDVQLRHDLWELVTELNDEGTTILLTTHYIEEAERLCDRVAIMNEGRKVTVATPDELKQRGTDTIAVGLESTPDGAPELGAYAHETTVSGDRLEVRVDDGGSTAPRLLNDLEAMGHEIADLEITRTSLEEIFVDLTRSEDRTVTRSGTESGEDTGDDGSEVDAPSTPEREREQEGVA; from the coding sequence ATGCCACCGGCCATCGAGACCGTCGATCTCGTGAAGGAGTACGGAGAGCTGCGTGCCCTGCAGGAGCTCTCGCTCACCGTCGAGGAGGGCGAGTTCTTCGGTCTGCTCGGCCCCAACGGTGCGGGGAAGACGACGTTCATCAACACGCTAGTCGGACTGGTCCGCAAGTCCGGCGGGGAGGCCCGCGTCTTCGGTTACGACGTCGAGGACGACTACCGGCAGGCCCGCGACGCGATCGGGCTCGCGCCACAGGAGTTCAACGTCGACCGGTTCTTTTCCATTCGCGAAGTGTTGAAGCACAAGGCCGGCTACCACGGCGTTCCCGAAAGTGAAGCCGCCGACCGGGCCGACGAGGTCCTCAAGCGCGTCGGAATCTACGACAAGCGCGACGAGCGCTTCGACTGGCTCTCCGGCGGGATGAAACGACGGCTCCTGCTCGCTCGAGCCCTCGTCACCGAACCCGACCTCCTGATCCTGGACGAGCCGACCGCCGGCGTCGACGTCCAGCTCCGCCACGATCTGTGGGAGCTCGTAACCGAACTCAACGACGAGGGGACGACGATCCTCCTGACGACCCACTACATCGAGGAAGCCGAACGCCTCTGTGACCGCGTCGCGATCATGAACGAGGGTCGGAAGGTGACCGTCGCGACCCCGGACGAACTGAAACAGCGCGGCACCGACACCATCGCCGTCGGACTCGAGTCGACACCCGACGGCGCGCCCGAACTCGGCGCGTACGCACACGAAACGACGGTGTCGGGCGACCGCCTCGAGGTCCGCGTCGACGACGGCGGCTCGACCGCACCGCGACTGCTCAACGATCTCGAGGCGATGGGCCACGAGATCGCCGACCTCGAGATCACGCGGACCTCGCTCGAGGAGATCTTCGTCGACCTGACGAGGAGCGAGGACCGGACCGTGACCCGGTCCGGGACCGAAAGCGGAGAGGACACCGGCGATGACGGCAGTGAGGTGGACGCACCGTCGACGCCCGAGCGGGAGCGAGAACAAGAGGGGGTCGCCTGA